Proteins encoded within one genomic window of Brachybacterium muris:
- the ftsY gene encoding signal recognition particle-docking protein FtsY, with protein sequence MDPNDILALVAGAGGGVLVLGAGAWAYVRSRGKTPTDRGDQPKDGQDRPGSTGTRTGTAVKERPAAPTWADTLSAPSKPAAPKPADDEPFDQDASDPKPVTDQKPVTGEPEAGPDAQDAEAPASVAVPTDQPPVDAAPAEAATPDATTAPAPTEPEQTATAPAPEAPAAEPTAAEVPVNEATTTDEATSRVIDTPEAPADRMLRLRERLSRSGSIGRGILTLLTRGTVDEDTWDEIEETLLLADLGPDATDELLEGLRRRIQVLGTDDPLAVREVLREELVTLVNPELDRRLAATTRTAPDGTEVPSVILMVGVNGTGKTTTVGKLARVLVAAERTVVLGAADTFRAAAADQLATWGSRVGVDTVRSDRDGADPAAVAFDAVKEGISQGVDVVIIDTAGRLQNKKGLMDELGKVRRVAEKGLHGDTVAEVLLVIDATTGQNGMQQARVFSEAVQITGIVLTKLDGTAKGGIVVNVQRELGVPVKMVGLGEGMDDLTPFDAYGFVDALLGD encoded by the coding sequence GTGGATCCCAATGACATCCTCGCCCTAGTAGCCGGTGCAGGCGGTGGCGTGCTCGTGCTCGGCGCCGGCGCCTGGGCATACGTGCGCAGCCGCGGCAAGACCCCGACGGACCGCGGTGATCAGCCCAAGGACGGGCAGGATCGCCCCGGCAGCACCGGTACCCGCACCGGGACCGCCGTCAAGGAGCGCCCTGCCGCTCCCACCTGGGCCGATACTCTCTCGGCACCCTCCAAGCCCGCGGCGCCGAAGCCCGCGGACGATGAGCCCTTCGACCAGGACGCGAGCGACCCGAAGCCCGTCACCGACCAGAAGCCCGTCACCGGCGAGCCGGAGGCCGGGCCGGATGCGCAGGACGCAGAGGCACCCGCCTCTGTCGCCGTCCCCACGGACCAGCCCCCGGTCGATGCGGCCCCTGCAGAGGCGGCAACACCCGATGCCACCACCGCACCCGCACCCACGGAGCCCGAGCAGACGGCGACAGCTCCAGCACCCGAAGCCCCGGCTGCTGAACCCACCGCCGCAGAGGTACCGGTTAACGAGGCCACCACCACTGACGAGGCCACCAGCCGGGTCATCGACACCCCGGAGGCCCCGGCCGACCGGATGCTGCGCCTGCGCGAGCGACTGTCCCGCTCCGGCTCCATCGGCCGCGGCATCCTCACCCTGCTCACCCGCGGCACCGTGGACGAGGACACCTGGGACGAGATCGAGGAGACGCTGCTGCTGGCGGACCTCGGCCCTGACGCCACCGACGAGCTGCTGGAGGGCCTGCGTCGCCGCATCCAGGTGCTCGGCACCGACGACCCCCTGGCCGTGCGCGAGGTGCTCCGTGAAGAGCTCGTGACGCTGGTGAACCCCGAGCTGGACCGTCGCCTGGCCGCCACCACCCGCACCGCCCCCGACGGCACCGAGGTGCCCTCGGTGATCCTGATGGTCGGTGTCAACGGCACCGGCAAGACCACCACCGTCGGCAAGCTGGCCCGCGTGCTGGTGGCCGCTGAGCGCACCGTGGTGCTCGGCGCGGCCGACACCTTCCGTGCCGCCGCCGCCGACCAGCTCGCCACCTGGGGCTCCCGCGTGGGCGTGGACACCGTGCGCTCGGACCGCGACGGGGCCGACCCCGCCGCCGTCGCCTTCGACGCCGTCAAGGAGGGCATCTCCCAGGGCGTGGACGTGGTCATCATCGACACCGCCGGCCGCCTGCAGAACAAGAAGGGCCTGATGGACGAGCTCGGCAAGGTGCGCCGGGTCGCCGAGAAGGGCCTGCACGGCGACACCGTCGCTGAGGTGCTGCTGGTCATCGACGCCACCACCGGCCAGAACGGCATGCAGCAGGCCCGCGTGTTCTCCGAGGCCGTGCAGATCACCGGCATCGTGCTCACCAAGCTCGACGGCACCGCCAAGGGCGGCATCGTCGTCAACGTCCAGCGCGAGCTGGGCGTGCCGGTGAAGATGGTGGGCCTGGGCGAGGGGATGGATGACCTCACCCCCTTCGACGCCTACGGCTTCGTGGACGCCCTGCTGGGGGACTGA
- a CDS encoding ammonium transporter produces the protein MDPFTLDTGATAWILVSASLVLLMTPGLSLFYGGMVRARTVLNMMLMSFSAMAVVALAWTVAGYSIAFGDDIGGLLGSPFQFAGLVGTDEQSLLVGSGVPFLVAAGFQMTFAIITVALISGAIADRVRFGTWMAFSALWVLVCYAPMAHMVWGGGLLSADGPFAAIAEPVDFAGGTVVHINAGIAGLVLAIIVGPRLGFGKDPMKPHNLPLVMLGAALLWFGWFGFNAGSAGTADGTAGLAWVNTTVATAGAMLGWMLVERIRDKHVTSLGAASGIVAGLVAITPAAAAVNPLGAIALGAVAGICCALAVSLKHRIGLDDSLDVVGVHLVGGLVGTVLIGLFAVEGGLLFGGGLSLLAVQALVALAAMGFSGIVTLVIALLLKHTLGWRLDPEDEQTGIDIVQHAEAGYDLVGASVRRRSPVPVDLPAAPATATATPGEHR, from the coding sequence ATGGACCCCTTCACCCTCGACACGGGGGCGACCGCCTGGATCCTCGTCAGTGCCTCACTGGTGCTGCTGATGACCCCCGGTCTGTCCCTCTTCTACGGAGGCATGGTGCGCGCGCGCACCGTGCTGAACATGATGCTGATGTCCTTCAGCGCCATGGCCGTCGTGGCCCTGGCCTGGACGGTGGCCGGATACTCGATCGCCTTCGGCGACGACATCGGCGGGCTGCTGGGCTCGCCCTTCCAGTTCGCGGGCCTGGTCGGCACCGACGAGCAGTCCCTGCTGGTCGGATCCGGCGTCCCCTTCCTGGTGGCGGCCGGCTTCCAGATGACCTTCGCGATCATCACCGTGGCCCTCATCTCCGGTGCCATCGCCGACCGGGTGCGCTTCGGCACCTGGATGGCCTTCAGTGCCCTGTGGGTGCTGGTCTGCTACGCCCCCATGGCCCACATGGTGTGGGGCGGCGGCCTGCTCTCCGCTGACGGGCCCTTCGCCGCGATCGCCGAACCGGTCGACTTCGCCGGCGGCACCGTGGTCCACATCAACGCCGGTATCGCCGGGCTGGTGCTCGCGATCATCGTCGGCCCCCGCCTGGGCTTCGGCAAGGACCCGATGAAGCCGCACAACCTGCCGCTGGTGATGCTGGGCGCGGCCCTGCTGTGGTTCGGCTGGTTCGGGTTCAACGCCGGATCCGCCGGCACCGCCGACGGCACCGCGGGCCTGGCCTGGGTGAACACCACCGTCGCCACCGCCGGCGCGATGCTGGGCTGGATGCTGGTGGAGAGGATCCGCGACAAGCACGTCACCTCCCTCGGCGCCGCCTCCGGCATCGTTGCGGGCCTCGTCGCGATCACCCCTGCCGCTGCCGCCGTCAACCCTCTCGGCGCGATCGCGCTCGGTGCCGTGGCCGGCATCTGCTGCGCCCTGGCCGTGAGCCTCAAGCACCGCATCGGCCTGGACGACTCCCTGGACGTGGTGGGAGTGCACCTGGTGGGCGGCCTGGTGGGCACCGTGCTGATCGGCCTGTTCGCCGTCGAGGGCGGCCTGCTGTTCGGCGGAGGCCTCTCCCTGCTGGCCGTCCAGGCACTGGTGGCACTGGCCGCCATGGGCTTCTCCGGCATCGTCACCCTCGTCATCGCCCTGCTGCTCAAGCACACCCTGGGATGGCGCCTCGATCCCGAGGACGAGCAGACCGGGATCGACATCGTCCAGCACGCCGAGGCCGGATACGATCTCGTCGGCGCTTCCGTGCGCCGCAGGTCACCGGTGCCCGTCGACCTCCCAGCCGCGCCCGCCACGGCCACCGCCACCCCAGGAGAGCACCGATGA
- a CDS encoding P-II family nitrogen regulator, with protein MKLVTAVIQPHAREDVIESLREYGVTGITLTEVAGYGRQGGHTEVYRGAEYRIDTIPKVKLEILVDDAAEADVVDLIVAAAHTGRIGDGKVWTSTVDSVVRVRTSERDVDAL; from the coding sequence ATGAAGCTCGTCACCGCCGTCATCCAGCCCCACGCCCGCGAGGACGTCATCGAGTCGCTGCGCGAGTACGGCGTCACCGGCATCACCCTCACCGAGGTCGCCGGCTACGGCCGCCAGGGCGGCCACACCGAGGTGTACCGCGGAGCCGAGTACCGCATCGACACCATCCCCAAGGTCAAGCTCGAGATCCTGGTGGACGACGCCGCCGAGGCCGACGTCGTGGACCTCATCGTCGCCGCAGCCCACACCGGCCGCATCGGCGACGGCAAGGTCTGGACCAGCACCGTCGACTCCGTGGTGCGGGTGCGCACCTCCGAACGGGACGTCGATGCCCTCTGA
- a CDS encoding [protein-PII] uridylyltransferase has protein sequence MPSEHPSRRSPSATPADGLPVRRLDHALDSGIGDPAQGPARRAEHTALIEDWLREQWEAAVPPTRGVALAAVGSVGRRDAGPASDLDLVLLLDREQVEPEEASRLASALWYPVWDSGTSLDHSVRTPAECEQVAAEDLRAALSLLDLRLVAGEERLASDTSARVRRAWRSGARTRIDELEELVEDRTGRYGILAHSTEPNLKSDRGGLRDVTLVRAIAESWLADHDHVVVDRAADVLLEARDALQLVTGRSGTRLGRADQDAVAGLCGYGEADDLLAALADASRAIAWQLRRSLTAARSGVAPGGHATYGSGASRRPALARLDHGVIVQAGEISVDPTHTGALRDIAALRHAATTGLPLSAATLARLAGGWCPRFTPEQRDVLVDALSGEHLAELYEALDVHGVVARVVPGWEGIRNRPQRSPVHRYTVDRHQIETVLEAQKLLGSVDRPDLLLVTALLHDIGKTPGAEDHSRTGAPLAREAARALGFDEADAEVTAALVREHLTLVDLATGRDHADPATVEALLTAVDHDPSRLDLLRALTEADARAAGPAAWTTWRAELVDHLAGLARDALTGVTRPPRELLAPQRSAQLTVLDAVRDSGGCAVLYPAPSESAPITEICMGAPDGPGVFAAFARVLTRLRFQVRSAVITTVDGVAVDTWWVTGRAGDLPHPTTVRTAMERELARRDDPAARVLETEPAAPLRRSEDTPVVTLMPTEPGRPTALQINARNRSSLLADIAETLTGHRLLVSSAHVMTLGRRAVDVLYLTDIRGRPLDEATAARVVTAVADAAAGS, from the coding sequence ATGCCCTCTGAGCACCCCTCCCGCAGGAGCCCGTCGGCCACCCCGGCCGACGGGCTCCCGGTGCGCCGCCTCGACCACGCCCTCGACTCCGGCATCGGCGACCCCGCCCAGGGACCCGCCCGCCGCGCCGAGCACACCGCACTGATCGAGGACTGGCTGCGCGAGCAGTGGGAGGCCGCCGTACCGCCGACCAGGGGAGTAGCCCTCGCGGCCGTCGGCTCCGTGGGTCGGCGTGATGCCGGCCCCGCCAGCGACCTGGACCTCGTGCTGCTGCTGGACCGCGAACAGGTGGAGCCCGAGGAGGCCTCCCGCCTCGCCTCCGCGCTGTGGTACCCGGTGTGGGACTCCGGCACGTCGCTGGACCACTCCGTGCGCACCCCCGCCGAGTGCGAGCAGGTGGCCGCAGAGGACCTCCGCGCCGCCCTCTCCCTGCTGGACCTGCGCCTGGTGGCGGGGGAGGAGCGCCTCGCCTCCGACACCTCCGCCCGGGTACGGCGTGCCTGGCGCAGTGGGGCCCGCACCCGCATCGACGAGCTCGAGGAACTGGTCGAGGACCGCACCGGCCGCTACGGCATCCTCGCCCACTCCACCGAACCCAATCTCAAGTCCGACCGCGGAGGCCTGCGCGACGTCACCCTGGTGCGCGCCATCGCCGAGTCATGGCTGGCCGACCACGACCACGTGGTGGTGGACCGCGCAGCGGACGTGCTGCTGGAGGCGCGCGACGCCCTGCAGCTGGTCACCGGCCGCTCCGGCACCCGCCTGGGCCGCGCCGACCAGGACGCCGTGGCAGGGCTGTGCGGCTACGGCGAGGCCGACGACCTGCTGGCCGCCCTCGCCGACGCCTCCCGCGCGATCGCCTGGCAGCTGCGCCGCTCCCTGACCGCCGCCCGCTCCGGCGTGGCACCCGGAGGGCATGCCACCTACGGAAGCGGCGCCTCCCGCAGGCCCGCCCTTGCCCGCCTGGACCACGGCGTGATCGTGCAGGCCGGTGAGATCTCCGTGGACCCCACCCACACCGGCGCACTGCGCGACATCGCCGCTCTCCGCCACGCTGCCACCACCGGCCTGCCGCTCTCGGCCGCCACCCTGGCCCGCCTGGCCGGAGGATGGTGCCCCCGCTTCACCCCGGAGCAGCGCGACGTGCTGGTGGATGCCCTGTCCGGTGAGCATCTCGCCGAGCTGTACGAGGCGCTGGACGTGCACGGGGTGGTGGCCCGCGTGGTGCCCGGCTGGGAGGGCATCCGCAACCGGCCCCAGCGCTCACCTGTGCACCGCTACACCGTGGACCGCCACCAGATCGAGACCGTGCTGGAGGCCCAGAAGCTGCTGGGCAGCGTGGACCGGCCCGACCTGCTGCTGGTCACCGCCCTGCTGCACGACATCGGCAAGACCCCGGGCGCCGAGGACCACAGCCGGACCGGTGCACCGCTGGCCCGTGAGGCCGCCAGGGCACTCGGCTTCGATGAGGCCGATGCCGAGGTGACCGCTGCCCTGGTGCGCGAGCACCTCACCTTGGTGGACCTGGCCACCGGTCGTGACCATGCCGATCCCGCCACCGTCGAGGCGCTGCTGACGGCGGTGGACCACGATCCCTCCCGCCTGGACCTGCTGCGTGCCCTCACCGAGGCCGATGCCCGCGCCGCCGGACCCGCCGCCTGGACCACCTGGCGGGCCGAGCTGGTGGATCATCTCGCGGGCCTTGCTCGCGATGCCCTGACCGGGGTGACCAGGCCGCCCCGCGAACTGCTGGCCCCGCAGCGCTCCGCTCAGCTGACCGTGCTGGATGCCGTGCGCGATTCCGGAGGCTGCGCGGTGCTGTACCCGGCACCGAGCGAGAGCGCCCCGATCACCGAGATCTGCATGGGCGCGCCTGACGGGCCCGGCGTGTTCGCCGCCTTCGCCCGGGTGCTCACCAGGCTGCGCTTCCAGGTGCGCTCGGCGGTGATCACCACGGTGGACGGTGTGGCGGTGGATACCTGGTGGGTGACCGGCCGCGCCGGGGACCTGCCCCACCCCACCACCGTGCGCACCGCCATGGAGCGGGAACTGGCCAGGCGGGACGACCCCGCCGCCCGCGTGCTGGAGACAGAACCGGCCGCGCCCCTGCGCCGCAGTGAGGACACCCCGGTGGTGACGCTGATGCCCACCGAGCCGGGCCGGCCCACCGCCCTGCAGATCAACGCCCGCAACCGCTCCAGCCTGCTGGCTGACATCGCTGAGACCCTCACCGGGCACCGGCTGCTGGTCAGCAGCGCCCACGTGATGACCCTCGGACGCCGCGCGGTGGACGTGCTGTACCTGACCGACATCCGGGGAAGGCCCCTGGACGAGGCCACCGCCGCCCGGGTGGTCACTGCCGTCGCCGATGCCGCCGCCGGGTCCTGA
- a CDS encoding amidohydrolase family protein — MTTTAILSDVRLGLAGADATVDLSLRDGEIIAVTPHADGQTGAQPEAPSDDERIDGRGLLAIPGLINTHAHVDKSWWGRPWQSFGGPPGLEGRISHERARRDELGIPGVDVTGEVLRQFLRHGTTAIRTHVDVDLGVGLRGIDVVREAVEQTCPTMRCTIVAFPQDGALRRPGVVDLLRRAAENGVEHVGGLDPAGIDRDPAGQLDALFDIADATGCGIDIHLHDPGDLGAFEFELIIERTRALDLKGRVNIAHGFALADVPAARARDLWSPYGPGDMMEIARQHARMTGARYDEELLHVLAQTSTAAEWFVGGTGEGDRDSGVTGWAGGTDDPAAAVGLGVGSRADIVLLDAENPMDALVRAPARQLVLVGGEIAHDESR, encoded by the coding sequence GTGACCACCACTGCCATCCTCTCCGACGTCCGCCTCGGTCTCGCCGGCGCCGACGCCACCGTCGACCTCAGCCTCCGCGACGGCGAGATCATCGCCGTCACCCCGCATGCCGATGGGCAGACGGGTGCCCAGCCGGAGGCCCCGTCGGATGACGAGCGCATCGACGGCCGCGGACTGCTGGCCATCCCGGGCCTGATCAACACCCACGCGCACGTGGACAAGTCCTGGTGGGGTCGTCCCTGGCAGTCCTTCGGCGGCCCGCCCGGGCTGGAGGGCCGCATCAGCCACGAGCGCGCCCGCCGCGACGAGCTGGGCATCCCCGGTGTGGACGTGACCGGCGAGGTGCTGCGCCAGTTCCTGCGCCACGGCACCACCGCCATCCGCACCCACGTGGACGTGGACCTCGGCGTGGGCCTGCGCGGCATCGATGTGGTGCGCGAGGCCGTCGAACAGACCTGTCCGACCATGCGCTGCACGATCGTGGCGTTCCCGCAGGACGGCGCACTGCGCCGCCCGGGCGTGGTGGACCTGCTGCGGCGCGCCGCCGAGAACGGAGTGGAGCACGTGGGCGGTCTGGACCCCGCCGGCATCGACCGTGACCCCGCCGGGCAGCTCGACGCCCTGTTCGACATCGCCGATGCCACCGGCTGCGGCATCGACATCCACCTGCACGACCCCGGTGACCTGGGCGCTTTCGAGTTCGAGCTGATCATCGAGCGCACGCGCGCCCTGGACCTGAAGGGCCGGGTGAACATCGCCCACGGTTTCGCGCTGGCCGACGTCCCCGCCGCCCGCGCCCGCGACCTGTGGAGCCCCTACGGCCCCGGCGACATGATGGAGATCGCCCGCCAGCACGCCCGCATGACCGGCGCCCGCTACGACGAGGAACTGCTGCACGTGCTGGCCCAGACCTCCACCGCCGCCGAGTGGTTCGTCGGTGGCACCGGCGAGGGCGACCGCGACTCGGGCGTCACCGGCTGGGCCGGTGGCACCGACGATCCCGCCGCGGCCGTCGGCCTCGGGGTCGGCTCCCGCGCCGACATCGTGCTGCTGGATGCAGAGAACCCGATGGATGCCCTGGTGCGCGCCCCCGCCCGGCAGCTGGTGCTCGTCGGCGGAGAGATCGCCCACGACGAGAGCCGCTGA
- the ffh gene encoding signal recognition particle protein produces MFNNLSDRITASLKGLRGHGRLTEADVDKTIREIRRALLDADVAVSVVREFTGRVRERALGEEVSKALNPAQQVVKIVHSELVEVLGGATGEFTWAKHPPTVIMLAGLQGAGKTTLAGKLAKWMKGQGHTPMLVAADLQRPNAVNQLQIVGERAGVPVFAPEPGNGVGNPVLVAMNGVSTAQFQQHDVVIVDTAGRLGIDEEMMQQAREIRDAVNPHETLFVVDAMIGQDAARVAEAFRDGVGFTGVVLSKLDGDARGGAALSITGVTERPILFASTGESLDDFERFHPDRMANRILDMGDVLTLIEQAEKAFDQKEAEKAAQKLASGEDFTLDDFLAQMQQLKNMGSIKKMLGMLPNMGQYREQLENFDESELGRVEAIIRSMTPAERQDPKLLNGSRRNRIAKGSGTTVQQVNQLMERFKQAQTMMRQMGRGMAGGGMPGMPGGPGMGMGKKSRGKAQQQPRTKKAKSKNPAKAAREQAEAAKRAAEGGGTGGSAFGAGAAGQGGAGGQGGMPDLSDFDPSQLPPDMQKLFGQGR; encoded by the coding sequence GTGTTCAACAACCTGTCCGATCGCATCACAGCGTCGCTGAAGGGCCTGCGCGGCCATGGCCGCCTCACCGAGGCCGACGTCGACAAGACGATCCGCGAGATCCGCCGCGCCCTGCTGGACGCCGACGTCGCGGTCTCCGTGGTGCGCGAGTTCACCGGGCGCGTACGCGAACGGGCCCTGGGCGAGGAGGTCTCCAAGGCCCTCAACCCCGCCCAGCAGGTCGTCAAGATCGTCCATTCCGAGCTGGTCGAGGTACTCGGCGGCGCCACCGGGGAGTTCACCTGGGCCAAGCACCCGCCCACGGTGATCATGCTGGCCGGCCTGCAGGGTGCTGGCAAGACCACCCTGGCCGGCAAGCTCGCCAAGTGGATGAAGGGGCAGGGCCACACCCCGATGCTGGTCGCCGCCGACCTCCAGCGCCCCAACGCCGTCAACCAGTTGCAGATCGTCGGTGAGCGCGCCGGAGTGCCGGTGTTCGCCCCCGAGCCCGGCAACGGTGTGGGCAATCCCGTGCTGGTGGCGATGAACGGTGTGTCCACCGCGCAGTTCCAGCAGCATGACGTGGTCATCGTCGATACCGCCGGCCGCCTCGGCATCGACGAGGAGATGATGCAGCAGGCCCGCGAGATCCGCGACGCCGTGAACCCGCACGAGACCCTGTTCGTGGTCGACGCGATGATCGGTCAGGACGCGGCCCGCGTGGCCGAGGCGTTCCGCGACGGCGTGGGCTTCACCGGTGTGGTGCTCTCCAAGCTCGACGGCGACGCCCGCGGTGGTGCGGCCCTGTCCATCACCGGCGTCACCGAGCGGCCCATCCTGTTCGCCTCCACCGGTGAGAGCCTCGATGACTTCGAGCGCTTCCACCCCGATCGGATGGCCAACCGCATTCTCGACATGGGTGACGTGCTCACCCTGATCGAGCAGGCGGAGAAGGCCTTCGACCAGAAGGAGGCCGAGAAGGCCGCTCAGAAGCTGGCCTCCGGTGAGGACTTCACCCTCGACGACTTCCTGGCCCAGATGCAGCAGCTCAAGAACATGGGCTCCATCAAGAAGATGCTGGGCATGCTGCCCAACATGGGCCAGTACCGCGAGCAGCTGGAGAACTTCGACGAGAGCGAGCTCGGTCGCGTCGAGGCGATCATCCGCTCGATGACCCCGGCCGAGCGGCAGGACCCGAAGCTGCTCAACGGATCGCGCCGCAACCGCATCGCCAAGGGCTCCGGCACCACGGTGCAGCAGGTCAACCAGCTGATGGAGCGGTTCAAGCAGGCCCAGACCATGATGCGTCAGATGGGTCGTGGCATGGCCGGCGGTGGCATGCCGGGCATGCCCGGTGGGCCCGGCATGGGCATGGGGAAGAAGTCGCGCGGCAAGGCGCAGCAGCAGCCCCGCACCAAGAAGGCCAAGTCCAAGAACCCCGCCAAGGCCGCTCGCGAGCAGGCCGAGGCCGCCAAGCGCGCAGCCGAGGGTGGTGGCACGGGTGGCTCCGCCTTCGGTGCCGGCGCTGCAGGTCAGGGCGGTGCCGGTGGCCAGGGTGGCATGCCGGATCTCTCCGACTTCGACCCCAGCCAGCTCCCGCCGGACATGCAGAAGCTCTTCGGCCAGGGCCGCTGA